From Montipora foliosa isolate CH-2021 chromosome 6, ASM3666993v2, whole genome shotgun sequence, a single genomic window includes:
- the LOC138007468 gene encoding tetraspanin-33-like, which translates to MNEEGKVSRFLKYTLFAFNLLYWCIGGVMMGVGLWAITQKSDYNTFASISTDPAAVMVAVGAFIFVISFFGTVGALRENICFLRTYMIVMIIIVVLEVVGGLLAFAFWPEVQKSIDNQFKLAIEEYRDNIDLQNAIDSVQENFQCCGSTDLNDWNINRYFKCGGPSPEQCGVPYSCCVRSPDEKPNIQCGWHAREQHRLALKGKIYITGCLDAVFEWFRYHLVIVAAVAVAFAIPEIAGIVMTHLFIRQIQEQIEAWKNPQTFKYRPSQETNGRSGPFY; encoded by the exons ATGAATGAAGAGGGAAAAGTTAGCAGGTTTCTAAAATACACACTCTTTGCATTTAATCTTCTATACTGG TGCATTGGTGGTGTTATGATGGGAGTTGGCCTTTGGGCTATCACTCAAAAGAGTGATTATAATACTTTCGCCAGCATCTCAACTGATCCAGCAGCTGTGATGGTTGCTGTTGGAGCCTTTATCTTCGTCATTTCCTTTTTCGGTACAGTCGGTGCCCTGAGAGAAAACATCTGCTTTCTAAGAACT tACATGATTGTCATGATTATCATTGTGGTTTTGGAAGTAGTAGGAGGACTCCTCGCATTTGCTTTTTGGCCTGAG GTTCAGAAGTCAATTGACAATCAGTTTAAACTAGCCATCGAAGAGTACAGGGATAACATTGACTTGCAGAATGCCATTGATTctgtacaagaaaat TTCCAGTGTTGTGGAAGCACAGATCTTAACGATTGGAATATCAATCGCTATTTCAAGTGCGGTGGCCCTTCTCCTGAACAGTGCGGTGTTCCTTATTCATGCTGTGTACGCTCTCCAGATGAA AAACCTAACATTCAGTGTGGATGGCACGCCAGAGAGCAACAT CGCTTGGCCCTCAAAGGCAAGATCTACATCACAGGCTGCCTTGATGCTGTCTTTGAGTGGTTTAGGTATCATTTGGTTATTGTGGCTGCAGTTGCCGTTGCGTTTGCCATCCCAGAA ATTGCTGGAATCGTGATGACACATTTATTCATAAGACAAATCCAGGAGCAGATTGAAGCCTGGAAGAATCCGCAGACCTTCAAATACAGACCCAGTCAGGAGACCAATGGACGAAGCGGTCCATTTTACTAA